The Arachis hypogaea cultivar Tifrunner chromosome 16, arahy.Tifrunner.gnm2.J5K5, whole genome shotgun sequence genome contains a region encoding:
- the LOC112697819 gene encoding uncharacterized protein At5g43822-like isoform X1, with product MEGVMKKFQGKFLKVREQLNRWDELQSCLISQFRSASSIIDRLQVLQNPSSYGCLSCNCNVRDALLANQMKSLDNILVSMRSTLEEFRNIVLFLEKTHHDSRQLVKGSSTRSNMKHLQQQVGVKPTLMDCLDGLLFLHDVHHSEYLLKSSIISTLSANALKKPSSGDLVAIQQLLVDQPNLLIEEVQRVFDIIFAEEL from the exons ATGGAAGGTGTGATGAAGAAGTTTCAGGGGAAGTTCCTTAAAGTTAGGGAACAACTAAATCGATGGGATGAGCTTCAGTCTTGCTTGATTTCACAATTTAGGAGTGCTTCCAGTATTATTGATAGGTTGCAG GTGCTTCAGAATCCTAGCAGTTATGGTTGTCTAAGTTGTAACTGCAATGTAAGAGATGCTCTCTTGGCAAATCAGATGAAATCTTTGGATAACATTTTGGTTTCCATGAGGAGTACTTT AGAAGAGTTTCGTAATATTGTTTTGTTTCTTGAGAAAACACATCATGACAGTAGACAACTGGTGAAAGGTAGTTCTACTCGCTCAAACATGAAGCATCTGCAGCAGCAAGTTGGTGTTAAACCTACTCTTATGGATTGCTTAGATGGTTTGTTGTTTCTACATGACGTCCATCACTCCGA GTATTTGTTGAAGTCTTCAATAATCTCAACACTATCAGCAAATGCTTTAAAAAAGCCCAG TTCCGGTGATCTTGTTGCCATACAACAACTCTTGGTTGATCAACCTAATCTCCTTATTGAGGAAG TTCAACGTGTATTTGATATCATATTTGCTGAAGAACTATGA
- the LOC112697822 gene encoding probable BOI-related E3 ubiquitin-protein ligase 3 yields the protein MVFPQHQFQRHYQTHHQQQQQQPQTKSFRNLQAMEAHMPPQVPFYNPTDLQDQSQHPPYIPPFHVVGFAPGPVPPADGSDGGVDLQWNYGLEPERKRLKEQDFLENNSQVSSVDFLQPLSVSTGLGLSLDNPRLVSTGDSALLSLIGDDIERELQQQELEVERFLKLQGEQMRQSILDKVQASQLQSVLVIEDRVLQKLREKEAEVESINRRNMELEDQMEQLTMEAGVWQQRAKHNESMIAALKFNLQQAYVQSRDSKEGCGDSEVDDTASCCNGRSIDFHLLSKENNGMREMMTCKACRVNEVNMLLLPCKHLCLCKDCESKLSFCPLCQSSKFIGMQVYL from the exons atggttTTCCCTCAGCACCAGTTCCAACGGCACTACCAAACCCACcaccagcagcagcaacaacaaccacaaaCTAAATCTTTCAG AAACCTGCAAGCAATGGAAGCTCATATGCCACCTCAGGTTCCCTTTTACAATCCCACTGATTTGCAAGATCAGTCCCAACATCCACCATACATTCCTCCAT TCCATGTTGTTGGGTTTGCTCCGGGTCCAGTTCCTCCCGCCGATGGTAGTGACGGTGGTGTTGATTTGCAATGGAATTACGGTTTGGAACCTGAGAGGAAGAGACTAAAAGAACAGGATTTCTTGGAGAACAATTCTCAGGTATCTTCTGTAGATTTCCTGCAGCCACTATCGGTGTCCACTGGATTGGGCTTGTCACTTGACAATCCCCGCTTGGTTTCAACTGGAGACTCTGCTCTGTTGTCACTCATTGGAGATGACATTGAGCGTGAGTTACAGCAGCAGGAATTAGAGGTAGAAAGGTTTCTCAAATTGCAG GGCGAACAAATGAGGCAATCAATTTTAGATAAGGTTCAGGCTTCACAGCTTCAGAGCGTTTTGGTTATCGAAGACAGGGTCCTTCAGAAACTCCGCGAGAAGGAAGCCGAGGTAGAAAGCATTAACCGGAGGAACATGGAGCTGGAAGACCAAATGGAGCAATTAACTATGGAAGCAGGTGTGTGGCAGCAAAGAGCCAAGCACAACGAGAGCATGATTGCTGCTCTCAAGTTCAACCTTCAGCAAGCATATGTCCAGAGCCGAGATAGTAAGGAAGGATGTGGCGACAGTGAGGTGGACGACACGGCTTCTTGCTGCAACGGCCGTTCCATCGATTTCCATCTTCTCTCAAAGGAGAACAATGGTATGAGAGAGATGATGACATGCAAGGCTTGTAGAGTCAATGAAGTTAACATGCTTTTGTTACCTTGTAAGCATCTTTGCCTTTGTAAAGACTGTGAAAGTAAGCTTAGTTTTTGTCCTTTATGTCAATCCTCTAAATTTATTGGTATGCAGGTCTATTTGTAA
- the LOC112697820 gene encoding uncharacterized protein isoform X1 — MGGCNGGSFPCDSSEDFSALFNQLLSPPPQPNLTITNRVLGPSSSAVSSSAFRFSSSSLHDDDDDDDEDHPFLDHNPSNNNNNNNNNNNNCNDDYIPAPLHDSDDANNNTRPHHHHPIEKNGETSELPSRHAPPPRTSSKRSRAAEFHNLSEKRRRSRINEKMKALQNLIPNSNKTDKASMLDEAIEYLKQLQLQVQMLMMRNGLSLHPMSLPGGLRPMILPHTGVDFDEGNRFQNSINGGAPSSYTADESLVARPPFGFHRPCSISNQSAAMPSLTNLATSDNSSSFQSSIKDAHMP, encoded by the exons ATGGGTGGCTGCAATGGTGGAAGCTTCCCTTGTGACTCATCAGAAGACTTCTCAGCTTTGTTCAACCAACTCCTCTCTCCGCCACCACAGCCCAATTTGACCATAACAAACCGGGTTCTTGGCCCTTCTTCTTCTGCTGTTTCTTCATCTGCTTTccgtttctcttcttcttctcttcatgatgatgatgatgatgatgatgaagatcaTCCCTTTCTTGATCACAATCCcagtaacaataacaacaacaacaataataataataataattgtaatgACGATTATATCCCTGCACCTCTTCATGACTCTGATGATGCTAACAACAACACTAggccacatcatcatcatccaattGAG AAGAATGGTGAGACTTCTGAATTGCCATCAAGGCATGCCCCACCACCACGTACTTCTTCAAAGAGGAGCAGAGCTGCAGAATTTCATAATTTAtctgaaaag AGAAGAAGGAGTAGGATTAATGAGAAGATGAAGGCTTTACAGAATTTAATTCCAAATTCTAACAAG ACAGACAAAGCTTCAATGCTAGATGAGGCTATAGAATATTTAAAGCAGCTTCAGCTTCAAGTGCAG ATGTTAATGATGAGAAATGGTTTGAGCTTACATCCAATGTCACTACCAGGAGGATTGAGACCTATGATCCTGCCACATACTGGTGTGGATTTTGATGAAGGTAACAGATTTCAGAACTCTATCAATGGTGGGGCTCCATCATCATATACAGCCGACGAAAGCTTGGTGGCGCGGCCGCCTTTTGGTTTTCACAGACCATGCAGCATCTCAAACCAATCTGCTGCTATGCCATCATTGACAAATCTAGCTACTTCAGATAACTCATCAAGCTTTCAATCCTCTATCAAG GATGCACACATGCCATAA
- the LOC112697820 gene encoding uncharacterized protein isoform X2, producing MGGCNGGSFPCDSSEDFSALFNQLLSPPPQPNLTITNRVLGPSSSAVSSSAFRFSSSSLHDDDDDDDEDHPFLDHNPSNNNNNNNNNNNNCNDDYIPAPLHDSDDANNNTRPHHHHPIENGETSELPSRHAPPPRTSSKRSRAAEFHNLSEKRRRSRINEKMKALQNLIPNSNKTDKASMLDEAIEYLKQLQLQVQMLMMRNGLSLHPMSLPGGLRPMILPHTGVDFDEGNRFQNSINGGAPSSYTADESLVARPPFGFHRPCSISNQSAAMPSLTNLATSDNSSSFQSSIKDAHMP from the exons ATGGGTGGCTGCAATGGTGGAAGCTTCCCTTGTGACTCATCAGAAGACTTCTCAGCTTTGTTCAACCAACTCCTCTCTCCGCCACCACAGCCCAATTTGACCATAACAAACCGGGTTCTTGGCCCTTCTTCTTCTGCTGTTTCTTCATCTGCTTTccgtttctcttcttcttctcttcatgatgatgatgatgatgatgatgaagatcaTCCCTTTCTTGATCACAATCCcagtaacaataacaacaacaacaataataataataataattgtaatgACGATTATATCCCTGCACCTCTTCATGACTCTGATGATGCTAACAACAACACTAggccacatcatcatcatccaattGAG AATGGTGAGACTTCTGAATTGCCATCAAGGCATGCCCCACCACCACGTACTTCTTCAAAGAGGAGCAGAGCTGCAGAATTTCATAATTTAtctgaaaag AGAAGAAGGAGTAGGATTAATGAGAAGATGAAGGCTTTACAGAATTTAATTCCAAATTCTAACAAG ACAGACAAAGCTTCAATGCTAGATGAGGCTATAGAATATTTAAAGCAGCTTCAGCTTCAAGTGCAG ATGTTAATGATGAGAAATGGTTTGAGCTTACATCCAATGTCACTACCAGGAGGATTGAGACCTATGATCCTGCCACATACTGGTGTGGATTTTGATGAAGGTAACAGATTTCAGAACTCTATCAATGGTGGGGCTCCATCATCATATACAGCCGACGAAAGCTTGGTGGCGCGGCCGCCTTTTGGTTTTCACAGACCATGCAGCATCTCAAACCAATCTGCTGCTATGCCATCATTGACAAATCTAGCTACTTCAGATAACTCATCAAGCTTTCAATCCTCTATCAAG GATGCACACATGCCATAA
- the LOC112697821 gene encoding uncharacterized protein, whose protein sequence is MIFRAAKTINRNPTTRFLHHHVNNLQSKTSSSNLHKPKRKKVIPFVAELKQVQDPKQALSLFNDYKERSFKHHYPSYAALLYKLARSRSFHDVETVLDHMQRTNIQCRESLFVALFQHYGKSKLPDKATELFDRMPKFNCARTLQSFNAILNVLVDSDRFDEANDVFLRSRDMGFRPNTVSFNVMIKGWLEKGEFGKACDVFDEMLQRKVQPSVVTYNSLIGFLCRKGDLDNAMALLEDMNKKKKYANAVTYALLMEGLCSLEKFDEAKKLLFDMAYRGCKPRLVNFSVLMNDLGRRGRIEEAKSVLHEMKKRRIKPDVVTYNILINYLCKEGRTAEAYKMLVEMQIGGCEPNAATYRMMVDSLCRVGDFELGLSILNAMLVSGHCPRPETFCCLVVGLLSSGNVDGACFVLEEMEKRRVEPDMESWETIVKSSCSEDKSVTELITELASLST, encoded by the coding sequence ATGATCTTCCGAGCAGCAAAAACGATTAATCGAAACCCAACAACTCGATTTCTCCATCACCATGTAAACAACCTTCAATCCAAAACCTCttcttcaaatcttcacaaaCCCAAACGCAAAAAGGTTATTCCTTTTGTCGCCGAACTCAAACAAGTTCAAGACCCAAAACAAGCCCTCTCTTTATTCAATGATTACAAGGAACGCAGTTTCAAGCACCATTACCCTTCCTACGCCGCACTCCTCTACAAGCTCGCACGTTCTAGAAGCTTCCATGACGTCGAAACCGTTCTCGATCACATGCAACGCACAAACATACAATGCAGAGAGAGCCTCTTCGTTGCGCTCTTTCAACACTACGGAAAATCGAAGCTTCCGGACAAAGCTACTGAGCTTTTTGATCGAATGCCCAAGTTTAACTGTGCCCGAACGTTGCAGTCTTTCAACGCGATTCTTAATGTTCTGGTTGACAGTGACCGGTTCGACGAGGCCAATGATGTTTTCTTGAGGTCACGTGACATGGGGTTTCGTCCAAACACGGTTTCGTTCAATGTTATGATAAAGGGGTGGTTGGAAAAAGGTGAGTTTGGGAAAGCCtgtgatgtgtttgatgaaatgcttcagAGGAAGGTGCAGCCAAGTGTTGTGACTTACAATAGCTTGATTGGGTTTTTGTGTAGAAAGGGTGATTTGGACAATGCCATGGCTTTGCTTGAGGAcatgaacaagaaaaagaagtatGCTAATGCAGTGACTTATGCGCTTTTGATGGAAGGGTTGTGCTCTTTGGAGAAGTTTGATGAAGCCAAGAAGCTGTTGTTTGACATGGCGTATCGTGGGTGTAAGCCTAGGCTGGTTAATTTCTCTGTTCTGATGAATGATTTGGGGAGGAGAGGGAGGATTGAGGAGGCAAAGTCCGTGCTTCATgagatgaagaagaggaggattAAGCCGGATGTTGTGACATATAATATACTGATAAATTATCTTTGCAAGGAAGGTAGGACAGCAGAGGCTTATAAGATGTTGGTTGAGATGCAGATAGGTGGTTGCGAGCCGAATGCTGCGACATACAGGATGATGGTGGACAGTTTGTGCAGGGTTGGAGATTTTGAGTTGGGTTTGAGTATTTTGAATGCAATGCTTGTCAGTGGACATTGTCCGCGTCCTGAAACTTTTTGTTGTTTGGTTGTTGGGCTGTTAAGCTCTGGGAATGTTGATGGTGCTTGCTTTGTTTTAGAAGAGATGGAGAAGAGAAGGGTAGAACCTGACATGGAGAGCTGGGAAACTATTGTAAAGAGTTCTTGTAGCGAGGATAAGAGTGTAACTGAGCTTATCACTGAACTTGCATCACTGTCCACCTAA
- the LOC112697819 gene encoding uncharacterized protein At5g43822-like isoform X2, translating to MEGVMKKFQGKFLKVREQLNRWDELQSCLISQFRSASSIIDRLQVLQNPSSYGCLSCNCNVRDALLANQMKSLDNILVSMRSTFRQLVKGSSTRSNMKHLQQQVGVKPTLMDCLDGLLFLHDVHHSEYLLKSSIISTLSANALKKPSSGDLVAIQQLLVDQPNLLIEEVQRVFDIIFAEEL from the exons ATGGAAGGTGTGATGAAGAAGTTTCAGGGGAAGTTCCTTAAAGTTAGGGAACAACTAAATCGATGGGATGAGCTTCAGTCTTGCTTGATTTCACAATTTAGGAGTGCTTCCAGTATTATTGATAGGTTGCAG GTGCTTCAGAATCCTAGCAGTTATGGTTGTCTAAGTTGTAACTGCAATGTAAGAGATGCTCTCTTGGCAAATCAGATGAAATCTTTGGATAACATTTTGGTTTCCATGAGGAGTACTTT TAGACAACTGGTGAAAGGTAGTTCTACTCGCTCAAACATGAAGCATCTGCAGCAGCAAGTTGGTGTTAAACCTACTCTTATGGATTGCTTAGATGGTTTGTTGTTTCTACATGACGTCCATCACTCCGA GTATTTGTTGAAGTCTTCAATAATCTCAACACTATCAGCAAATGCTTTAAAAAAGCCCAG TTCCGGTGATCTTGTTGCCATACAACAACTCTTGGTTGATCAACCTAATCTCCTTATTGAGGAAG TTCAACGTGTATTTGATATCATATTTGCTGAAGAACTATGA